The following are from one region of the Lysobacterales bacterium genome:
- a CDS encoding TIGR03751 family conjugal transfer lipoprotein has protein sequence YVFPHLAGTDPVPVPGYTTVFPLYQRVQYAMPGERVEDY, from the coding sequence TGTACGTGTTTCCGCACCTGGCGGGCACGGACCCCGTTCCCGTGCCGGGCTACACGACGGTTTTCCCGCTGTACCAGCGCGTGCAGTACGCGATGCCGGGCGAGCGCGTGGAGGACTACTGA